The Punica granatum isolate Tunisia-2019 chromosome 4, ASM765513v2, whole genome shotgun sequence sequence GACCTTTTATACGAGTTTTTCATGCTCTTACAGTTGATCCACCAAGGATTGCTTTGAAAGAGCTTCAGACTTGTCAATCTTGTTGCCAAGCACAAGTAGAGGGATTCCGCTCAAGGATGGCTTGGTCAAAAGTTCGTGAAGTTCGCTTCGAGCAATAGGGACACTGTCTCTATCAGCAGCATCAACAACATATCTGCCTTTGCAACAGCCGGAAAAACAAGGAGACGTGAGAAAGCGGTTCGAACAAATGAACACAATAGAAAAATCCGACACCGAAAAATATTACAGGATCGCAGAGACACCGCGACAATAGCGCTCCCACATGGTCCGGAATCTTCGTTGCCCCCCAAGATCCCACAGCTTTATCGTGACATTTCCTTTCGTAACTTTTCTCATGTTGAACCCA is a genomic window containing:
- the LOC116204486 gene encoding ADP-ribosylation factor-like protein 8c, producing MGLWDSLLNWLRSLFFKQEMELSLVGLQNAGKTSLVNAIATGGYSEDMIPTVGFNMRKVTKGNVTIKLWDLGGQRRFRTMWERYCRGVSAILYVVDAADRDSVPIARSELHELLTKPSLSGIPLLVLGNKIDKSEALSKQSLVDQLGLESIKDREVCCYMISCKDSINIDVVIDWLIKHSRTTR